A DNA window from Phragmites australis chromosome 11, lpPhrAust1.1, whole genome shotgun sequence contains the following coding sequences:
- the LOC133883854 gene encoding uncharacterized acetyltransferase At3g50280-like: protein MPIKCVRQQAMSNAFFSGGASPHSHTPLSLQIGVRLMAPPILADAEAASAAAASVIVPNGMVRTDVPAPAIYVFSKQTVRPDGASAVGDLKLSVSDMPMLSCHYIQKGLFFPPPGVPMASLVSSLAASLSRALDVFPALAGRFVTLRDNSIVIRCDDAAVDFYHAVAPALRLDDFLVPDADVPSKLTNGLFPMDRTVSYNGHNRPLTSFQLTVLGDGAVFVGFVANHAVVDGTSFWHFFNTWAELCRGAPVREPDFRRNYFGDSTAVLRFPGGVGPAVTFDAEAPLRERILHFSAAAIRELKATANRWKRTGQDPEVNGKLVHDSKVQGGRAEVSSFQSLCAHIWRAVTRTRRLLAANSTATFRMAVNCRHRLRPAISPLYFGNAIQIVATTATVAELASNDLSWAAARLHPTVAAYEDGAIRRAVAEWEAAPRCFPLGNPDGAALTMGSSPRFPMYDGNDFGWGRPLAVRSGRANKFDGKMSAFPGQAGDGSVDVEVCLAPDTMACLLRDDEFLQYVSSPAP, encoded by the coding sequence ATGCCTATAAAATGTGTCCGGCAGCAAGCTATGTCCAACGCATTCTTTTCTGGCGGTGCATCACCACACAGTCACACACCATTATCGCTCCAGATAGGTGTTCGGCTGATGGCTCCGCCGATCCTTGCCGATGCCGAGGCTGCCTCGGCCGCCGCTGCCTCTGTCATTGTACCAAACGGAATGGTTCGCACGGACGTGCCAGCGCCGGCCATCTATGTCTTTTCAAAGCAGACCGTTCGGCCGGACGGCGCGTCGGCGGTTGGAGACCTCAAGCTCTCGGTGTCCGACATGCCGATGCTGTCGTGCCACTATATCCAGAAGGGGCTGTTCTTCCCGCCTCCCGGCGTGCCGATGGCCTCGCTTGTGTCATCGCTCGCGGCGTCGCTCTCCCGCGCGCTCGACGTCTTCCCTGCCCTCGCTGGCCGGTTTGTCACGCTCCGTGACAACAGCATCGTGATCCGGTGCGACGATGCGGCCGTCGATTTCTACCACGCGGTCGCGCCTGCTCTGCGCCTCGACGATTTCCTCGTGCCTGACGCCGACGTGCCGTCCAAGCTCACAAATGGCTTGTTCCCCATGGACCGAACGGTGAGCTATAACGGACACAACCGGCCGCTCACGTCCTTCCAGCTCACCGTGCTCGGCGACGGCGCCGTGTTTGTCGGCTTCGTCGCTAATCACGCCGTCGTGGATGGCACCTCCTTTTGGCACTTCTTCAACACGTGGGCGGAGCTGTGCCGCGGTGCGCCTGTCCGGGAGCCGGACTTCCGCCGCAACTACTTCGGCGACTCCACCGCCGTCCTCCGCTTCCCCGGTGGCGTGGGCCCTGCCGTGACGTTCGACGCTGAGGCGCCCCTCCGCGAGCGAATCCTCCACTTCAGTGCGGCCGCAATTCGCGAGCTGAAGGCAACGGCCAACCGCTGGAAAAGAACAGGTCAAGACCCCGAGGTTAACGGCAAGCTCGTGCATGACTCCAAGGTTCAGGGAGGTCGCGCTGAAGTCTCGTCATTCCAATCACTGTGCGCGCACATCTGGAGGGCCGTGACGCGCACGCGGCGGCTGTTGGCTGCCAACTCGACGGCGACGTTCCGCATGGCGGTGAACTGCCGGCACCGTCTGCGCCCGGCGATCTCCCCGCTCTACTTCGGTAACGCCATCCAGATCGTGGCGACGACGGCGACTGTAGCCGAGCTGGCGTCCAACGACCTGAGCTGGGCGGCCGCCAGGCTGCAcccgaccgtggcggcgtacgAGGACGGCGCGATTCGGCGCGCCGTGGCGGAGTGGGAGGCCGCGCCCCGGTGCTTCCCGCTGGGCAACCCCGACGGCGCGGCGCTCACGATGGGGAGCTCGCCCCGGTTCCCGATGTACGACGGGAACGACTTCGGGTGGGGCCGACCGCTCGCCGTGCGGAGCGGCCGCGCGAACAAGTTCGACGGCAAGATGTCGGCGTTCCCCGGCCAGGCTGGCGACGGCAGCGTGGACGTCGAGGTGTGCCTCGCGCCGGACACCATGGCTTGCCTCCTCCGCGACGACGAGTTCTTGCAGTACGTGTCCTCCCCTGCACCGTGA